One region of Vibrio pelagius genomic DNA includes:
- a CDS encoding efflux RND transporter periplasmic adaptor subunit, producing the protein MYKLMKSSAVAVALSTLLVGCGETTQAQPAAEPTILTVETLVLAQSDAYAVQREYVGVVRAGQQANLGFELAGKVEEIMVDVGDRVTKGQPLIRLDTQLLETELSQLKAQAEEVKAQLNLVAANLKRQRSLKAKGFSAEAEIDSLTSEQRVLQANLLRIDASLKANDLRLIKSTILAPYSGTIATRFVSLGDVVNVGNPTLTLLASEGKEAFIGIPAHQVQKVTSLSQPHIRVGGESYDVRLLNPGAMVDTQSRSVGLRYLFPEQASVLEGQLAYLQFEESIDDQGFWIPLTGLIDGLRGVWNVFVIGEDNQVERRSVQVLFANNQQAYVTGAISEGEQVIASGLHRLVPGQTVSPLQLASK; encoded by the coding sequence ATGTATAAATTGATGAAGAGCAGCGCAGTCGCTGTCGCGCTTTCTACTCTTCTTGTAGGATGCGGTGAAACAACGCAAGCACAGCCAGCCGCTGAGCCAACTATTCTTACGGTTGAAACACTCGTCTTGGCGCAGTCGGACGCTTACGCGGTGCAACGTGAATATGTCGGTGTGGTAAGAGCGGGTCAGCAAGCCAATCTTGGCTTCGAATTGGCGGGCAAGGTAGAAGAGATCATGGTTGATGTTGGTGACAGAGTCACAAAAGGCCAGCCTCTGATTCGTTTAGATACCCAGTTGCTAGAAACAGAACTTAGCCAACTCAAAGCACAAGCTGAAGAAGTCAAAGCTCAGTTGAATTTAGTGGCCGCGAACCTAAAGCGTCAGCGTTCATTGAAAGCAAAGGGCTTTAGTGCGGAGGCCGAAATAGACTCGCTAACCAGTGAGCAGCGCGTTCTTCAAGCCAACCTGTTACGCATTGATGCTTCATTGAAAGCCAACGATCTGCGACTGATTAAGTCGACAATTCTCGCCCCGTACTCTGGAACTATAGCCACCCGTTTTGTTTCTCTGGGTGATGTGGTCAATGTAGGTAACCCGACACTGACGTTACTCGCTTCTGAGGGCAAAGAGGCTTTTATTGGCATTCCTGCGCATCAAGTGCAGAAAGTGACGTCATTGTCACAACCTCATATACGTGTCGGTGGTGAGTCTTACGATGTGCGCCTCCTTAATCCGGGTGCGATGGTTGATACTCAATCTCGAAGCGTTGGGCTGCGTTATCTTTTTCCTGAACAAGCCTCTGTGCTAGAAGGTCAATTGGCTTACCTTCAATTTGAAGAGAGTATTGATGACCAAGGTTTTTGGATTCCATTAACGGGTTTGATTGATGGCTTGCGCGGAGTGTGGAATGTATTCGTGATTGGTGAGGATAACCAAGTCGAGCGACGCAGCGTACAAGTGTTGTTTGCCAATAACCAACAAGCTTACGTAACGGGTGCCATTAGTGAAGGTGAACAGGTTATCGCAAGTGGTCTTCATCGTTTGGTTCCGGGACAGACCGTGAGTCCTCTCCAACTGGCGTCTAAGTAG
- a CDS encoding TetR/AcrR family transcriptional regulator encodes MTKIIKSEQKRSQILTAASELFSEYGYKINMDQIAKAANVSKQTVYSHFKNKDVLFETCMQTKCAERELSPDAFDMNATLEDELVKFGVKFQDLLLDEQSRQTFQNAVSQSSTHPEIASIYLETGPQKTTKLLADYLQAKIDSADLTLSTSSSAIIAARQLLLMFHGKSAYWSFFGHDSGESKEERLNYTRECVALFLNGNQNR; translated from the coding sequence GTGACTAAAATCATTAAAAGTGAACAGAAGAGATCGCAAATTTTAACTGCAGCAAGTGAGCTTTTCTCTGAGTACGGCTACAAGATCAATATGGATCAGATAGCCAAAGCCGCTAATGTATCGAAGCAGACTGTTTACTCTCATTTCAAGAACAAAGACGTACTTTTTGAAACATGTATGCAGACCAAATGCGCCGAGCGAGAACTCAGCCCCGATGCTTTTGATATGAATGCCACGTTGGAAGATGAATTAGTAAAGTTTGGGGTGAAGTTTCAAGATTTGCTGTTAGATGAGCAGTCACGACAAACCTTTCAGAACGCTGTCAGTCAATCCAGCACCCACCCAGAGATCGCCTCAATCTATCTGGAAACGGGGCCTCAAAAGACCACCAAGCTACTGGCTGATTATCTACAGGCGAAAATCGACTCTGCAGATCTAACGTTGTCGACCTCTAGCTCAGCCATCATTGCTGCTCGTCAGTTACTGCTGATGTTTCATGGCAAGTCCGCGTACTGGTCATTCTTCGGGCACGACAGCGGCGAATCTAAGGAAGAAAGGCTGAACTACACTCGCGAATGTGTTGCCCTGTTCTTGAATGGTAATCAGAACCGCTAA
- a CDS encoding lipocalin family protein produces the protein MKRFLLLMSVVFLGGCLGMPQSVKPVNEFQLDSYLGTWYEVARLDHSFERGLSNISAQYSLRDDGGVKVINRGYSIEKGEWKEAEGKAYFVEGSDQGYLKVSFFGPFYGSYVVFELDKQGYQYAFVSGPDTDYLWLLSRTPQVAPEVLEKFKQMSKERGFNTDELIYVTHDAIN, from the coding sequence ATGAAAAGATTTTTGTTGCTGATGTCGGTGGTGTTTTTGGGAGGCTGTCTGGGTATGCCTCAGTCGGTGAAACCGGTGAATGAATTCCAATTAGATAGTTATCTAGGTACATGGTACGAGGTTGCCCGTTTGGATCATTCGTTTGAAAGAGGACTGAGCAATATCAGCGCTCAATACTCATTGCGTGACGATGGTGGCGTGAAAGTGATTAATCGTGGCTACTCAATAGAGAAGGGCGAGTGGAAAGAAGCGGAAGGCAAAGCGTATTTCGTGGAAGGGAGTGACCAAGGTTATCTGAAAGTATCGTTTTTTGGTCCGTTTTACGGCTCTTATGTGGTGTTTGAGTTAGATAAACAGGGTTACCAATATGCGTTTGTCTCTGGTCCTGACACGGATTACTTATGGTTGCTGTCTAGAACGCCACAAGTCGCTCCCGAGGTATTAGAGAAGTTTAAGCAGATGTCGAAAGAGCGTGGTTTTAATACCGATGAACTGATTTACGTCACCCATGACGCGATTAACTAA